In Fimbriimonadaceae bacterium, the DNA window CCGAAGGAGCTTTCGCGGCGCGTTACGGCGGGGAAGAGTTCGCGATTCTCCTGCCCGGGGTGGACGCCGAAGGGTCGAATGCCGCGGCCGAACGGTACCGAGAAGCGATCGAACAGTTCGGATGGCCGGAACGAACGGTCACCGTGAGTCTCGGAGTGGCGACGCTCGATGACATGGCTACCGATGCGCGCAGCCTTTTGAACCTGGCGGACACGGCCCTTTACGCCTCGAAACAGGGCGGACGCAACCGGTCCACGCACGCCAACAGTCTCGAAACGGCCTCGCTGCCGCGGCGACGCGCGACCGATCAAAACGCCCCCGCGGCCTAGTCTCGTGCACCTTCGGGGAAACCCGTGCACCACCCCGCCTGATTGCTAGGTTATACTTCTCGTGTGGAAGGGGGAGTGACAGCGTCGATCCCGGCCAATGCAGGGACGCAACTCAACATCGAAACGGGGCAAGCGGTCGTTCGATCGCCGGCTTCGAAAACGATCGCGGTCTACGGATTGGGGTACATCGGTCTCCCCACTTCGCTCGCATTCGCGCATGCCGGCCACCGGGTCGCGGGCGTCGAGGTCAACGAGGCCACGGTCGAGGCCCTGAACGAGGGACGGGTCCACATCTACGAGGAAGGGCTCGACGAGTACTACCGCGAAGCGCGCGAAACCGGTCGCTTCTCCGCCTCCCTTCAGCCCACCCCCGCCGAGGTGCATCTCATCGCGGTTCCCACACCGGTCGGCGCCGACAGGAGGGCGGATCTCTCCTATGTGGAGGCCGCATCCCGAACGATCGGGTCCGTGCTCAAGAAGGGCGACCTCGTCGTGTTGGAGAGCACGGTGCCTCCCCGGACTTGCCTCGACGTCGTGGCGCCGGCCATCCAAGCGGTGTGCGGGCTCGTGCACGGCGAGGATTACGACCTCGCACACTGTCCCGAGCGCGTCATTCCCGGCCTCATCCTCATCGAGCTGTTCAAGAACGACCGGATCGTGGGCGGAACGACCCCGGCGGCGGCGGCGCGGGCCGCCGAACTGTATCGGGACTTCGTCACCGGCGAGATTTTCCAGACCGACACGACCACCGCCGAGGCCGTCAAGCTGATGGAGAACACGTTCCGGGACGTGAACATCGCCCTGGCCAACGAGCTGAAGTCCATCTGCCTGTCCATCGGCGCGGACCCCGCCGACGCTATCCGTCTGGCCAACCGGCACCCGCGTGTGAACATCCACTCTCCCGGCATCGGAGTGGGCGGCCACTGCATCCCCGTCGATCCGTGGTTCCTCGCGCAGGCGGCGCCGGATCTTGCGCGCCTCATCGTCACGGCCCGAGGCGTCAACGACGCCCGTCCGCTGGAGGTCGCGGCACAGCTTCTGCGCCACACGGCCGAGCGCCAAGCCGGCACCCTGTGCCTGTTGGGACTCGCGTACAAGCCGGACGTGGACGATTTTCGAGAATCGCCGGCCGTCCAGATCGTGGCGACCATCGCGCAGGCGCACCCTGGGAAAGTGCTCGTGGTCGAGCCGTACACGCAGGAGCTTCCCGAGGAGCTGAGCGGCTATTCCAACGTCCAACTCGTCCCACTGGAAGAGGGGTTGGCTCAGGCCGATCTCGTAGCGGGCCTGGTGGCCCACCGCGACTTCAGGGAAGCCGGGGTGGCAAACCGGTGCGCGGAGAAGGGAGCGCTCGACTACGCCGGCCTTTGGCGTTGAGCGTCACCCGCTCCCGACCCCGCGTGGAGGTTGGATAGGCTCCCATGTGCGGCATTGTCGGCGCGTTGGCTTTCAAGGGCTCCTCGTTCGAGGTGACCGAGCCTTATCTCGTCGCCATGCGCGACGCCATGGTGCACCGCGGACCTGACGGGTGCGGCGTCTGGGTGGCCCCCGACCGGCGGCTGGGATTGGGTCACCGCCGCCTCGCGATCATCGACCTCTCGGAAGCGGCCCTCCAGCCGATGAGCAACGAGGACGACACGGTCTGGATCACGTTCAACGGCGAGATCTACAACCACTTGGAACTGCGGGCGGAGCTCTTGGCGTTGGGACATCGCTTCAAAACCGACCACGCCGACACCGAGGTGATCCTCCACGGGTTCGAGGAGTGGGGCATCGACGTGCTGGGCAAGCTGCGCGGCATGTACGCGTTCGCCCTCTGGG includes these proteins:
- a CDS encoding nucleotide sugar dehydrogenase, which codes for MEGGVTASIPANAGTQLNIETGQAVVRSPASKTIAVYGLGYIGLPTSLAFAHAGHRVAGVEVNEATVEALNEGRVHIYEEGLDEYYREARETGRFSASLQPTPAEVHLIAVPTPVGADRRADLSYVEAASRTIGSVLKKGDLVVLESTVPPRTCLDVVAPAIQAVCGLVHGEDYDLAHCPERVIPGLILIELFKNDRIVGGTTPAAAARAAELYRDFVTGEIFQTDTTTAEAVKLMENTFRDVNIALANELKSICLSIGADPADAIRLANRHPRVNIHSPGIGVGGHCIPVDPWFLAQAAPDLARLIVTARGVNDARPLEVAAQLLRHTAERQAGTLCLLGLAYKPDVDDFRESPAVQIVATIAQAHPGKVLVVEPYTQELPEELSGYSNVQLVPLEEGLAQADLVAGLVAHRDFREAGVANRCAEKGALDYAGLWR